A window of Campylobacter lari subsp. lari contains these coding sequences:
- a CDS encoding Na+/H+ antiporter NhaC family protein, with product MKIFYLLLTPLLLLADAQANAEFFGVWTLLPPVIAIVLAFITKDVVLSLFIGALSGTFMLGLIENNIYHAIIASFTGFISKVVNSMASSGNAGILLQVLTIGGVVALITKTGGTKAVALWLSTKAKQAKSSQFATWCMGIFIFFDDYANSLIVGPIMRPVTDKFKVSREKLAFIMDATAAPITGLAIISTWIGLEISLIRSGYDLIDDATFAHLGIIKEEINAFEIFVQTLPYRFYNLFMLIFVLLTIYTGREFGPMLKAELRARAGKFSHGHEQIDNVEDKVLEPKEHIKLQASNAIIPLAVLIIFSFIGFYFSGYNALEDANIKMQIDAAPFSLFAFRETFGAADASIVLFQAALLATIVAIILGMYRKIFTLKEAIATWTHGWRTMIMTVIILLCAWSLASVIKDLGTSKYLIDLFSDKTPIYLLPTAIFIFASIISFSTGTSYGTMGILMPLAIPLAMAVGVHNDLNGIELHQYMIINISGVLTGAIFGDHCSPISDTTILSSMGSKCDLLAHVSTQMPYALSVCAISILCGYLPVALGLNVWLGLVFGIIAMIALLFIVGKKVDA from the coding sequence ATGAAAATTTTTTATTTATTATTAACTCCTTTGCTTTTACTTGCTGATGCGCAAGCAAATGCGGAATTTTTTGGTGTATGGACACTTTTACCACCGGTGATAGCTATTGTTTTAGCTTTTATTACTAAAGATGTAGTGCTTTCATTGTTTATTGGTGCATTAAGTGGTACTTTTATGTTGGGACTTATTGAAAATAATATTTATCATGCTATCATAGCTTCTTTTACAGGATTTATTTCTAAAGTGGTAAATTCTATGGCAAGCTCTGGAAATGCTGGAATTTTATTGCAAGTTTTAACTATAGGTGGAGTTGTAGCATTAATTACCAAAACAGGAGGGACAAAAGCTGTAGCTCTTTGGCTCTCAACCAAAGCAAAACAAGCAAAAAGCTCTCAATTTGCCACTTGGTGTATGGGAATTTTTATTTTCTTTGATGATTATGCTAATTCATTAATCGTAGGGCCTATCATGCGCCCTGTGACTGATAAATTTAAAGTAAGTCGTGAAAAACTTGCTTTTATCATGGATGCAACCGCAGCACCAATTACAGGTCTTGCTATTATTTCTACTTGGATTGGACTTGAAATTTCTTTAATTCGCAGTGGTTATGATTTGATTGATGATGCTACTTTTGCACATTTGGGTATAATAAAAGAAGAAATTAATGCTTTTGAAATTTTTGTGCAAACCTTACCTTATAGATTTTATAATCTTTTTATGTTGATTTTTGTTCTTTTGACTATATATACAGGAAGAGAATTTGGCCCTATGCTAAAAGCTGAACTTCGTGCAAGAGCCGGTAAATTTTCTCATGGACATGAACAAATTGATAATGTTGAAGATAAGGTTTTAGAGCCAAAAGAGCATATAAAATTACAAGCATCAAATGCTATTATACCTTTAGCTGTTCTGATTATATTTTCTTTTATAGGCTTTTATTTTAGTGGTTATAATGCCCTAGAAGATGCAAATATTAAAATGCAAATTGACGCAGCTCCATTTAGTTTATTTGCTTTTAGAGAAACATTTGGCGCAGCTGATGCTTCTATAGTATTATTTCAAGCAGCATTATTAGCAACTATAGTTGCGATTATTTTGGGTATGTATAGAAAAATTTTCACCCTCAAAGAAGCTATTGCTACTTGGACTCATGGTTGGAGAACTATGATTATGACTGTGATTATTTTACTTTGTGCATGGTCTTTAGCTTCTGTGATAAAAGATTTAGGAACTTCAAAATACTTAATTGATTTATTTTCAGATAAAACTCCTATTTATTTATTGCCAACTGCAATTTTTATTTTTGCATCAATCATTTCTTTTTCAACAGGAACTAGTTATGGAACTATGGGAATTTTAATGCCCTTAGCTATACCTTTGGCTATGGCAGTTGGCGTGCATAATGACTTAAATGGCATTGAACTTCATCAATACATGATTATTAATATTTCAGGAGTTTTAACAGGGGCTATTTTTGGGGATCATTGCTCGCCAATTTCTGATACAACTATTCTTTCATCTATGGGAAGTAAATGTGATCTTTTGGCTCATGTTAGCACTCAAATGCCTTATGCTTTGAGTGTTTGTGCTATTAGCATACTTTGTGGCTATTTACCAGTTGCTTTAGGGCTTAATGTTTGGCTTGGACTTGTTTTTGGTATTATAGCTATGATAGCTTTACTTTTTATAGTTGGCAAAAAGGTAGATGCTTAA
- a CDS encoding SDR family NAD(P)-dependent oxidoreductase, translating to MKIALITGVSSGFGLETLKALIELDYKVIAIARRKERLQNLKELYGDKIYPIVLDVRDKQAVFTAIENLPQDLQNISLVVNNAGLALGLNEFDSLDIEDIEAMVDTNIKGFLYIARATLPLLRKAKNAHVINLGSIAANVPYYGGNVYCGTKAFVAQFSKALRTDLRGSNIKVTNIAPGLCKTEFSEVRFKGDIKKADEVYENTKYIKAEDIAKIISFVISLPEHININEIELMPVTQTWAGTFSEKI from the coding sequence ATGAAAATTGCTTTAATAACAGGGGTGAGTTCAGGCTTTGGTTTAGAAACTTTAAAAGCTTTAATTGAGCTTGATTATAAAGTTATAGCCATAGCAAGACGCAAAGAAAGATTACAAAATTTAAAAGAGCTTTACGGGGATAAAATTTACCCTATTGTGCTTGATGTTAGGGATAAACAAGCAGTTTTTACAGCAATTGAAAATTTACCTCAAGATTTACAAAATATTTCTTTAGTTGTTAATAATGCAGGCCTTGCTTTGGGTTTAAATGAATTTGATTCTTTGGATATTGAAGATATTGAAGCCATGGTAGATACTAATATCAAAGGCTTTTTATATATAGCAAGAGCTACTTTACCTTTACTTAGAAAGGCAAAAAATGCTCATGTGATTAATCTTGGTTCAATTGCGGCAAATGTACCTTATTATGGAGGTAATGTTTATTGTGGGACTAAGGCTTTTGTGGCACAATTTTCTAAAGCTTTAAGAACGGATTTGCGCGGAAGTAATATAAAAGTAACAAATATTGCTCCAGGGCTTTGTAAGACTGAATTTAGTGAAGTGAGATTTAAAGGTGATATTAAAAAAGCTGATGAGGTTTATGAAAATACTAAATATATTAAAGCTGAAGATATAGCAAAAATTATTTCGTTTGTTATTAGCTTGCCTGAGCATATTAATATTAACGAAATTGAACTTATGCCTGTGACTCAAACATGGGCAGGAACTTTTAGCGAAAAAATATAA
- a CDS encoding ankyrin repeat domain-containing protein translates to MKILLFGLIISLNALALDYSCEYVKENKVDFFKEFEPKNTQDFTQVDLNCVFSLKNHQITKRLYELANEIRGSNSACMGGEYFSDLRKFDFKLLEIALDPQGYQKTLQDPIILEEKFAKLKAYFRFWAYQSIGNFKLFKEFWKEYNNAINPLTKYFQKEFNLDKASAIYFASNALNEFLNWAVGETKIFKDISDFEKFVANKNNSLEQIKEYIYTKKISNLELNNGFKSALLNNRESEIIREFIKLGVKINEGYESALFFALDNVENVKLLLENEAVVDYKNSFGKTPLFYAVEYNNYKVAKLLLENGANVNQKYINDNEKLSIASMGSNTPYFITLCALEHTSKNIFMHGANYADVKMLKLLIDYKANYKEIDDLGFNALDFAIIAKKEENIKFLKKLGLKENENLMLYEEAQP, encoded by the coding sequence TTGAAGATTTTATTATTTGGTTTGATTATAAGTTTAAATGCTTTAGCTTTGGATTATAGTTGTGAGTATGTTAAGGAAAATAAGGTTGATTTTTTCAAAGAATTTGAGCCAAAAAATACACAAGATTTTACTCAAGTGGATTTAAATTGCGTTTTTTCTTTAAAAAACCATCAAATCACAAAAAGATTATATGAACTTGCTAATGAAATTAGAGGAAGTAATAGTGCTTGTATGGGTGGAGAGTATTTTAGTGATTTGAGAAAATTTGATTTTAAATTATTAGAAATTGCACTTGATCCACAAGGCTATCAAAAGACTTTACAAGATCCTATAATACTTGAAGAAAAATTTGCAAAATTAAAAGCATATTTTAGATTTTGGGCTTATCAAAGCATTGGAAATTTTAAACTTTTTAAGGAATTTTGGAAAGAGTATAATAATGCGATTAATCCTTTAACAAAATATTTTCAAAAGGAATTTAATTTAGATAAAGCAAGTGCAATTTATTTTGCTAGTAATGCTTTGAATGAATTTTTAAACTGGGCAGTTGGCGAGACTAAAATCTTTAAAGATATTTCAGATTTTGAAAAATTTGTAGCTAATAAAAATAATTCTTTAGAGCAGATTAAAGAGTATATTTATACTAAAAAAATTAGTAATTTAGAATTAAACAATGGCTTTAAATCAGCCTTGTTAAATAATAGAGAAAGCGAGATTATAAGAGAATTTATTAAATTAGGTGTAAAAATAAATGAAGGTTATGAGTCTGCTTTATTTTTTGCACTAGATAATGTAGAAAATGTTAAGCTTTTACTTGAAAATGAAGCGGTGGTTGATTATAAAAATTCTTTTGGGAAAACACCTTTGTTTTATGCTGTTGAATATAATAACTATAAAGTTGCCAAGCTTTTACTTGAAAATGGTGCAAATGTAAATCAAAAATACATTAATGATAATGAAAAACTTTCTATTGCCAGCATGGGAAGCAATACGCCATATTTTATCACCTTATGTGCGCTTGAGCATACTTCTAAAAATATCTTTATGCATGGGGCAAATTATGCTGATGTGAAAATGCTTAAGTTACTTATAGATTATAAAGCTAATTATAAAGAAATAGATGATTTAGGATTTAATGCTCTTGATTTTGCTATTATTGCGAAAAAAGAAGAAAATATTAAATTTTTAAAAAAACTTGGTTTAAAAGAAAATGAAAATTTGATGTTGTATGAAGAGGCGCAACCATGA
- a CDS encoding methylated-DNA--[protein]-cysteine S-methyltransferase yields MYQNFYKASFAYILLQSDKNKLVNVDFTIYKPDFTKDKHPILEQALEELDLYFNKKLFTFNTPLTLQGSEFEQKVYKALVKIPYGQTKTYQEIASFINHPKAFRAVGNANSKNKLAVFIPCHRVVAKNHLGGYNGGLFIKEALLKLEGVL; encoded by the coding sequence ATGTATCAAAATTTTTATAAAGCTAGTTTTGCTTATATTCTTTTACAAAGTGATAAAAATAAGCTTGTTAATGTTGATTTTACTATATATAAGCCTGATTTTACCAAAGATAAACACCCTATTTTAGAACAAGCTTTAGAAGAACTAGATCTTTATTTTAACAAAAAGCTTTTTACTTTTAACACTCCCCTAACTCTTCAGGGAAGCGAATTTGAACAAAAGGTATATAAAGCTTTGGTAAAAATTCCTTATGGACAAACTAAAACTTATCAAGAAATTGCTTCTTTTATCAATCATCCAAAAGCTTTTAGAGCAGTAGGCAATGCAAATTCTAAAAATAAACTTGCAGTTTTTATACCTTGCCATAGAGTGGTAGCTAAAAATCACTTAGGTGGATATAATGGTGGTTTATTTATCAAAGAAGCTTTACTTAAATTAGAAGGCGTGCTCTAA
- a CDS encoding EamA family transporter, whose protein sequence is MPSLLLASFIWAFSFPLIGHFITLEMDSFFAAFAKVFLSLLIFLPLLNFKLNLHLKLKLISIGALQLGVMNLFYYHSFLYLSVSEVALFTIFTPFYVVLFYGLFSKNLRYLYFISIFICIMGAFVVKLDNINSNFLYGFLLIQGANLVFGAGQSFYKILLEKNTNLSQKEAFAYFYLGATSITLPAFLFFGDYNNLPSNLSSWIALIYLGTIASGLGYFLWNKGSTEVDSGVLALMNNAIIPISIFINMSIFGIDVELLPFCMGTLIILFSFFIHKKIMHYYDKKSCSNTNH, encoded by the coding sequence ATGCCTAGCTTATTATTAGCAAGTTTTATTTGGGCTTTTTCTTTTCCATTAATTGGGCATTTTATTACCTTGGAAATGGATAGTTTTTTTGCGGCATTTGCAAAAGTTTTTTTGTCTTTATTGATATTTTTACCTCTTTTAAATTTTAAGCTAAATTTGCATTTAAAACTAAAACTCATAAGCATTGGAGCTTTACAGCTTGGCGTGATGAATTTATTTTACTATCATTCTTTTTTATATTTAAGTGTAAGCGAAGTAGCGCTTTTTACGATTTTTACGCCTTTTTATGTTGTGCTTTTTTATGGACTTTTTTCAAAAAATCTTAGATATTTATATTTCATAAGTATTTTTATATGTATTATGGGTGCTTTTGTAGTTAAATTGGATAATATTAACTCTAATTTTTTATATGGCTTTTTACTTATTCAAGGGGCTAATTTAGTATTTGGAGCTGGACAAAGTTTTTATAAAATTTTATTAGAAAAAAATACAAACTTAAGCCAAAAAGAAGCTTTTGCTTATTTTTATTTAGGTGCAACCAGCATAACTTTACCTGCTTTTTTATTTTTTGGAGATTACAATAATTTACCATCCAATTTAAGCTCTTGGATAGCTTTGATTTATCTTGGGACTATTGCTTCAGGACTTGGATATTTTTTATGGAATAAAGGTTCCACTGAAGTAGATAGCGGAGTTTTAGCCTTGATGAATAATGCCATTATACCTATAAGTATTTTTATCAATATGAGTATTTTTGGAATAGATGTGGAGCTGCTACCTTTTTGCATGGGGACTTTAATCATTCTTTTTTCGTTTTTTATACATAAAAAAATCATGCATTATTATGATAAGAAATCTTGCTCAAATACAAACCACTAG
- the truA gene encoding tRNA pseudouridine(38-40) synthase TruA: MLLKLTFSYDGSKFQGSATQPHKLSVQDALEQALSHLGIYNKTLFASRTDKGVHANNGVACVKVGEHFKDLLYLKNKINHFAHPFIHIKHIQKVHENFQVRFDVKKRAYRYIISHERYNPFLASYVHFYPKINIQLAKKIASLFEGEHDFKLFQKEGSDNKTTTRIIYKSKVYTYKNCTIFYFEANGFLRSQIRMMIASILKVLEKKISQENLKEQIDAKKAHIRLLAPASGLYLSKISYHNNA; encoded by the coding sequence ATGCTATTAAAATTAACATTTTCTTATGATGGATCTAAATTTCAAGGCTCAGCTACCCAGCCACACAAACTTAGCGTGCAAGATGCCCTAGAGCAAGCCTTGTCGCATTTAGGAATTTATAATAAAACCTTATTTGCTTCAAGAACTGATAAAGGAGTACATGCAAATAATGGTGTTGCTTGCGTGAAAGTAGGGGAGCATTTTAAAGATTTGTTGTATTTAAAAAATAAGATAAATCATTTCGCACATCCTTTTATCCATATCAAACATATACAAAAAGTGCATGAAAATTTTCAAGTGCGTTTTGATGTAAAAAAAAGAGCATATCGATATATCATAAGTCATGAAAGATATAATCCTTTTTTAGCTTCTTATGTTCATTTTTATCCAAAAATAAATATTCAACTAGCAAAAAAGATAGCAAGTTTGTTTGAAGGTGAGCATGATTTTAAACTTTTTCAAAAAGAAGGCTCTGATAATAAAACCACAACAAGAATAATTTACAAAAGTAAAGTTTATACTTATAAAAACTGCACTATATTTTACTTTGAGGCAAATGGTTTTTTAAGATCTCAAATTCGTATGATGATAGCAAGTATTTTAAAAGTATTAGAAAAAAAGATAAGTCAAGAAAATTTAAAAGAGCAAATTGATGCAAAAAAAGCCCATATAAGGTTATTAGCTCCAGCTAGTGGTTTGTATTTGAGCAAGATTTCTTATCATAATAATGCATGA
- a CDS encoding LptF/LptG family permease gives MKLIYKYLFNQFLNTMLSLFFTLFTIVSIVFFIQLAKITSYVEISLLELFQLYIYLLPKALAFTLPISFFIALTLSFYRLSRENESTVLFALGISPKFIASFFMKIAGVLSAFMLVVVLVFIPISFELFDNFVDYKKISTKINIKTGEFGQRYGEWLVFINTQDENNVYKNIIMYHPKKNEDDKEQIILASEGKLENQNGIVSFVLNQGKAYEFKEENWHISSFKNLLIKSKLYSKDLNTKHFYDYWSDLNTSKEKAKEFVIYTLIALFPLASVLFALSFGIVTYRYEKGFAYFGIFAVIFAYFTLLVSFYKPPLLAVGVIFILFLSISAFYFKKKILSKY, from the coding sequence ATGAAATTAATTTATAAGTATTTATTTAATCAATTTTTAAATACGATGTTATCTTTATTTTTTACTTTATTTACTATAGTTTCCATAGTGTTTTTTATACAACTTGCAAAAATCACTTCTTATGTTGAAATATCGCTTTTAGAACTTTTTCAATTATATATTTATTTATTGCCAAAAGCATTAGCTTTTACTTTGCCAATTTCATTTTTTATAGCTTTAACTTTAAGTTTTTATAGATTATCAAGAGAAAATGAAAGCACGGTTTTGTTTGCACTAGGTATTTCTCCAAAATTTATTGCCTCTTTTTTTATGAAAATAGCAGGGGTATTAAGCGCTTTTATGCTTGTTGTTGTTTTGGTTTTTATACCAATATCTTTTGAACTTTTTGATAATTTTGTTGATTATAAAAAAATTAGTACAAAAATTAATATAAAAACAGGAGAATTTGGGCAAAGATATGGAGAATGGCTTGTATTTATCAATACACAAGATGAGAATAATGTTTATAAAAATATCATCATGTACCATCCTAAAAAAAATGAAGATGATAAAGAGCAAATTATACTTGCAAGTGAGGGTAAATTAGAAAATCAAAATGGAATAGTTTCTTTTGTTTTAAATCAAGGTAAAGCTTATGAGTTTAAAGAAGAAAATTGGCATATTTCAAGTTTTAAAAATTTGCTGATTAAAAGTAAGCTTTATTCTAAAGATTTAAACACAAAACATTTTTATGATTATTGGAGCGATTTAAATACAAGCAAAGAAAAAGCAAAAGAATTTGTTATTTACACGCTTATTGCTTTATTCCCGCTTGCGAGTGTTTTATTTGCGCTTTCTTTTGGTATAGTAACTTATCGTTATGAAAAGGGTTTTGCGTATTTTGGAATTTTTGCTGTAATTTTTGCTTATTTTACTTTATTGGTAAGTTTTTATAAGCCGCCTTTACTTGCTGTTGGGGTAATTTTTATTTTATTTTTAAGTATATCTGCATTTTATTTTAAGAAAAAAATACTAAGCAAATATTAA
- a CDS encoding prepilin peptidase — MIFYILLGLCIGSFINVVIFRSKQKKSIISPRSYCLKCNNTLKFYHLIPILSYVFLKGKCGFCKGKISLIYPFNELICGCLFAFAFYLFENTLEILIFACMLAIFLMLSWMDYFLKAVSELWLWILFALAFLFDFLQNGLILENIQDSFLFKACFGAGVVFLLKSMINFVKNFKKRDEILESLGEGDVIIIAIIFGIFGYEGAFFILFIASLLCLFGFIKIAKKDYQMPMIPFLFVAILVQLCLESLK, encoded by the coding sequence ATGATATTTTATATTTTACTTGGTCTTTGTATAGGATCTTTTATCAATGTTGTAATTTTTAGAAGTAAGCAGAAAAAAAGCATTATAAGCCCAAGATCTTATTGTTTAAAATGTAATAATACTTTAAAATTTTATCATTTAATTCCTATTTTATCATATGTTTTTTTAAAAGGAAAATGCGGTTTTTGTAAGGGAAAAATTTCTTTAATTTATCCTTTTAATGAATTAATTTGTGGGTGTTTATTTGCATTTGCATTTTATCTTTTTGAAAATACTCTTGAAATTTTAATTTTTGCTTGCATGTTAGCAATTTTTTTAATGCTTTCTTGGATGGATTATTTTTTAAAAGCTGTGAGTGAGCTTTGGCTTTGGATTTTATTTGCTTTAGCTTTTTTGTTTGATTTTTTGCAAAATGGTTTAATTTTAGAAAATATTCAAGATAGTTTTTTGTTTAAAGCATGTTTTGGCGCTGGAGTGGTATTTTTACTAAAAAGCATGATAAATTTTGTTAAAAATTTTAAAAAAAGAGATGAAATTTTAGAAAGTTTAGGGGAAGGTGATGTTATAATAATAGCCATAATTTTTGGAATTTTTGGCTATGAGGGTGCATTTTTTATTTTATTTATCGCATCGTTATTGTGTTTATTTGGCTTTATAAAAATAGCAAAAAAAGATTATCAAATGCCTATGATTCCTTTTTTATTTGTGGCAATTTTAGTGCAATTATGTTTAGAAAGTTTAAAATGA
- the uppS gene encoding polyprenyl diphosphate synthase, whose translation MNELKHLAVVMDGNRRWARKNGLLEKIGYTQGAKVVEKIIEVCVDEKIQNLTLYAFSTENWQRPKEEVEFLFKLLNKYLDESLNKFIVNEVRFKAIGNLSLLDELTLKKIQNFQEQTKNYTKLCVNLAISYGGKDEIVRAVKKVLEKSLEINEENIQANLDLSEDVDLFLRVGSAKRISNFLIWQTSYAEIYFSQTLFPALTKKEITNIITDFKKRKRTFGK comes from the coding sequence ATGAATGAGTTAAAACATCTTGCTGTTGTAATGGATGGTAATAGAAGATGGGCTAGGAAAAATGGACTTTTAGAAAAAATTGGCTATACCCAAGGAGCTAAGGTTGTTGAAAAAATTATAGAAGTTTGTGTTGATGAAAAAATTCAAAATCTAACCCTTTATGCTTTTAGCACAGAAAATTGGCAAAGGCCAAAAGAGGAAGTTGAGTTTCTTTTTAAATTATTAAATAAATATCTTGATGAATCTTTAAATAAATTTATAGTAAATGAAGTGCGTTTTAAAGCTATAGGAAATTTAAGTCTTTTAGATGAATTAACCTTAAAAAAAATACAAAATTTTCAAGAACAAACTAAAAATTACACAAAATTGTGCGTAAATTTGGCTATTTCATATGGGGGTAAAGATGAGATAGTTAGAGCAGTTAAAAAGGTATTGGAAAAAAGTCTTGAAATTAATGAAGAAAATATACAAGCAAATTTAGATTTAAGCGAAGATGTGGATTTATTTTTAAGAGTAGGGAGCGCTAAGAGAATTTCAAATTTTTTAATATGGCAAACAAGTTATGCTGAAATTTATTTTAGCCAGACTTTATTTCCTGCACTTACAAAAAAAGAAATCACAAATATAATTACTGATTTTAAAAAGCGTAAAAGAACTTTTGGTAAATGA
- the coaBC gene encoding bifunctional phosphopantothenoylcysteine decarboxylase/phosphopantothenate--cysteine ligase CoaBC produces MKTILLAVSGSIAFYKAYELISLLKKEGFRVKVLLSLGVLKFGTKLSFEALADEVLCEDNENWQNTNNHIAFSKTCDCVLFAPASINSINKLNYGIADNLFIQTLIAVDKNKPFLIAPAANTNMYLHFSTQNSLKNLKEQGYIIIDPMVKTLACKDEGLGALAELDSIINVLKRSLMQEDFFKNKSFIVSGGGTKEKIDDVRCISNFSSGKMAKAVADALYFLGAKVVLVSSIEFKTPYKLEKFESSLELKEKLQKYKDFDALIMAAAVSDFTLEAYKGKIRKNEHLNGLDLKLKLNEDILKNLDFKGKKIGFKLEFDKKNALKNAKKSLVSKNLDMVCLNIFDENMSFGSDENNLCFITKDNISQNFRQSKEKLGFTLAQELRKLW; encoded by the coding sequence ATGAAAACAATCTTACTAGCAGTAAGTGGAAGCATAGCCTTTTATAAAGCTTATGAGCTTATTTCTTTATTAAAAAAAGAAGGTTTTAGGGTTAAAGTTTTGCTAAGCTTGGGAGTTTTAAAATTTGGCACTAAGCTTAGCTTTGAAGCTTTAGCAGATGAAGTTTTATGTGAAGATAATGAAAATTGGCAAAATACTAATAATCATATAGCTTTTAGCAAGACTTGCGATTGTGTGCTTTTTGCGCCTGCTAGTATAAATTCTATTAATAAATTAAACTATGGTATAGCGGATAATTTATTCATTCAAACTTTAATAGCAGTAGATAAAAATAAACCATTTTTAATCGCACCCGCTGCAAATACAAACATGTATTTACATTTTAGCACTCAAAATTCTTTAAAAAATTTAAAAGAGCAAGGTTATATTATCATTGATCCTATGGTTAAAACTCTAGCTTGTAAAGATGAGGGCTTAGGAGCTTTGGCTGAGCTTGATAGTATTATAAATGTTTTAAAAAGAAGTCTAATGCAAGAAGATTTTTTTAAAAATAAAAGTTTTATTGTAAGCGGTGGCGGGACTAAAGAAAAAATTGATGATGTAAGATGTATTAGTAATTTTTCAAGTGGAAAAATGGCAAAGGCGGTTGCTGATGCTTTATATTTTTTAGGTGCTAAGGTGGTGCTAGTTAGCTCAATAGAGTTTAAAACACCTTATAAATTAGAAAAATTTGAATCTTCTTTAGAACTAAAAGAAAAATTGCAAAAATACAAAGATTTTGATGCTTTAATTATGGCTGCTGCTGTGAGTGATTTTACTCTTGAGGCTTATAAGGGTAAGATTAGGAAAAATGAGCATTTAAATGGACTTGATTTAAAATTAAAGCTTAATGAAGATATTTTAAAAAATTTAGATTTTAAAGGCAAAAAAATAGGCTTTAAATTAGAATTTGATAAAAAAAATGCTCTAAAAAATGCTAAAAAATCTTTAGTTAGTAAAAATTTAGATATGGTTTGTTTAAATATTTTTGATGAAAATATGAGCTTTGGAAGCGATGAAAATAATCTTTGTTTTATTACTAAAGATAATATCTCTCAAAACTTTAGACAAAGTAAAGAAAAACTTGGTTTTACTTTAGCACAAGAACTAAGGAAGCTTTGGTGA